CGCGGCGCGGATAGATCCGGCTTCGGCTGGTTCAGGCAGAGGTAGCGGCCACGACGACGCGATCGCGCCCCTCTGACTTCGCACGGTAGAGCGCCGCATCCGCGTTCTCTATCAGGGCCTCCCCACTCGCGCCGTGCTCGGGGAAGGCCGCAACTCCCAGGGAGACGGTCACCGGGCCCAGGGACTCGCCCAGGTGCGAGACGTGCAGGTGCTTGGCGGTCTCCCGGAGCTGCTCGGCACGCGACCTGGCGCAGTTCAGCGCTGCCTCGGGCAGAATCAGGACGAACTCCTCGCCTCCGAAGCGGCACGCGATGTCGCCCGCGCGCAGGTTGGCGCGCAGCATTGTGCCCAGCTCACGCAGCAATGAGTCGCCGGCGCTGTGACCGAACGTGTCGTTGAACTGCTTGAAGTGATCGAGGTCCAGCATCATCACGCTCAACGGCCGCGCTCCACGCTCGGCCCGCCGGATCTCCCTCTCCAGCGTCTCCTCCATGTACCGGCGGTTGAACAATCCGGTGAGCGGATCGCGGACCGACTGGCTGCGGAGCGTTTCGCGCAGTCGGAGATTCGCCAGCGCCAAGGCCGATTGCTCTCCCAGCGTTGAAGCTACCATCTTCCTGGTCTCCAGCAGCGGCAGGAGAGCGCCTTCAGCGGTGCCCGGGCGGGTCAGGCAGAGCAGTCCCATTGCCTCGCCGTGGGCCACAAGGGGGATGCAGAAGTATGCCTGCGGCAGGGGACTGGAGAGGTGCCTGCAGTTTGGGCCTTCGGCGGTATCCTCCACGATGTGGGCCCGGCCCCTCCGCAGCGCCCAACAATCGTCCGGCGAGAAGACCCGCTGCGTGGAAGGCTCTTCGCCCCACGAGGCCACCACCTCGACGAAGTTGCGCGACGCGCTCTGCATGCACAGCGCGCCCGGCTCACCCGGGAACAACCTCTGCGCGGAATGGGCGATGACCGAATGGGCCTCGGCCATGTCAGAGCAGGCCTGCAGGAGCTCGCCCATCTTGCTCAGCACGGAGATCTCACTCGTCTGCCGCTCCAGGTCGCCCACCCACACCTTGAGCTTGTCATTGGCCTGCCGGAGGGCCTCTTCGGCCTCCCTGCGCGCGGTGATGTCCTCCAGCGAGCCCTCGAAGGAGAGCACCCGGCCGTCGCTGTCGCGAACGGCGCGGGCGTAGTCCCGCACCCAGATGATCCGTCCGTCCCTGCGGCGTAGTTTAAGCTCGACCCCGCGCACCACGCCCTCGCGTTCCATCAGGGACAGCCATCGCTGCCGGTCCTCTCCGTCGGCATAGACATCGGGCACCTTCGCGGACAAGAGGGCTTCACTGCTCGGATATCCCAGAATC
The Armatimonadota bacterium genome window above contains:
- a CDS encoding diguanylate cyclase, which encodes MSTLTGARAKRTTQNQVKKRGVLLASAGLVFLQLVVPILHKMDIVSLDLSRWAMAFTVTIVVQAVLWLIPHFGWDARLKWDRHYVYLPMAATAGLLTLYAFIAPEVRELFLMAWMAALLFVAGRIGFWGVMILGSFAGAGYAAALAYYARTLAIHLPAMDVALVGVFLIINGFAAVVFERLRRQRGERAVLMQERLQAEATARTSAERYQSLFDGLPIGLYETTPSGEFVTANHALAQILGYPSSEALLSAKVPDVYADGEDRQRWLSLMEREGVVRGVELKLRRRDGRIIWVRDYARAVRDSDGRVLSFEGSLEDITARREAEEALRQANDKLKVWVGDLERQTSEISVLSKMGELLQACSDMAEAHSVIAHSAQRLFPGEPGALCMQSASRNFVEVVASWGEEPSTQRVFSPDDCWALRRGRAHIVEDTAEGPNCRHLSSPLPQAYFCIPLVAHGEAMGLLCLTRPGTAEGALLPLLETRKMVASTLGEQSALALANLRLRETLRSQSVRDPLTGLFNRRYMEETLEREIRRAERGARPLSVMMLDLDHFKQFNDTFGHSAGDSLLRELGTMLRANLRAGDIACRFGGEEFVLILPEAALNCARSRAEQLRETAKHLHVSHLGESLGPVTVSLGVAAFPEHGASGEALIENADAALYRAKSEGRDRVVVAATSA